A region of Bicyclus anynana chromosome 15, ilBicAnyn1.1, whole genome shotgun sequence DNA encodes the following proteins:
- the LOC112046290 gene encoding dimethyladenosine transferase 1, mitochondrial has product MATSRALQVRLPPLPSIKDIIRLYKLRALRELSQNFLMEPRLIDKIVRAAGNIENNIVCEVGPGPGGITRSIIQQAPRKVILIEKDRRFIPTLELLADACRGKVDVDIIPGDILKTNIAHYIPEDVKCEWNDPPPPINLIGNLPFSVSTILIIRWLEMISKKEGPWAFGRTRMTLTFQKEVAERMAARITDNQRCRLSVMCQNWCNVNYKFNIPGKAFLPKPEVDVGVVTLTPLKQPIINLPFKMVEKVARQIFSMRQKYSIRGCQTLFPEEIREEMALKMYKMAEIDPVTRPFQIANGEFNRLCEAYNEIIKQYPELEKYDYRAPKKKPDVNVEGSN; this is encoded by the coding sequence ATGGCGACGTCTAGAGCTTTACAAGTTAGATTACCACCCTTACCGAGTATCAAAGATATCATCAGGCTGTATAAACTTCGCGCCCTTAGGGAATTATCGCAAAATTTTCTCATGGAACCACGTTTGATCGATAAAATAGTACGCGCTGCtggaaatatagaaaataacatAGTGTGTGAAGTAGGGCCGGGTCCTGGCGGCATCACAAGGTCGATCATACAACAGGCGCCACGGAAAGTCATTCTGATAGAGAAAGATCGACGCTTCATACCTACTTTAGAGCTTCTAGCAGATGCTTGCAGGGGGAAAGTAGATGTTGACATCATACCAggagatattttgaaaacaaataTTGCACATTATATTCCTGAAGATGTGAAATGTGAATGGAATGATCCTCCGCCTCCCATTAATTTAATTGGCAACTTGCCCTTCAGCGTGTCaacaatacttataataagatGGCTCGAGATGATTTCTAAAAAAGAAGGACCCTGGGCATTTGGTCGTACAAGAATGACTCTAACTTTCCAAAAAGAGGTTGCAGAGAGAATGGCCGCTCGGATAACAGATAACCAAAGATGCAGATTGTCTGTAATGTGTCAGAACTGGTGTAATGTTAACTATAAGTTCAACATACCTGGGAAGGCCTTTCTGCCGAAACCTGAAGTAGATGTTGGTGTGGTTACCCTCACTCCTCTAAAACAACCTATTATAAACCTGCCATTCAAAATGGTTGAAAAGGTGGCACGTCAGATATTTTCTATGAGACAGAAGTATTCCATCCGAGGCTGCCAGACTTTATTCCCAGAGGAAATTAGGGAAGAAATGGCCCTGAAGATGTACAAGATGGCAGAAATAGACCCTGTCACAAGGCCCTTCCAAATAGCTAATGGAGAATTCAACCGTTTGTGCGAAGcttataatgaaataataaaacagtatCCAGAATTGGAAAAGTATGATTACAGAGCTCCTAAGAAAAAGCCTGATGTCAATGTAGAGgggtcaaattaa
- the LOC112046291 gene encoding cytochrome c oxidase assembly factor 3, mitochondrial, which produces MGDSNFKPKINTGGQDPVLKQAELDYMKIIEQKNRERVQKLQQLSRRNRLTGLSIGAGVLSIYLYSIFSVKQETFLDDFDEPVKVQQ; this is translated from the coding sequence ATGGGAGACTCTAATTTTAAGCCCAAAATTAACACTGGAGGACAAGATCCGGTTCTCAAGCAGGCTGAGCtcgattacatgaaaataatcGAGCAAAAAAATCGCGAACGCGTACAAAAATTGCAACAGCTTTCTAGAAGAAATAGACTTACTGGTCTATCTATCGGCGCTGGTGTATTAAGTATTTACTTGTATTCTATCTTCTCTGTAAAGCAGGAGACGTTCCTCGACGATTTCGACGAGCCAGTGAAGGTGCAGCAGTAA